A region from the Lutra lutra chromosome 1, mLutLut1.2, whole genome shotgun sequence genome encodes:
- the LOC125081321 gene encoding 40S ribosomal protein S3a-like: protein MFNIRNIGKTLVTRTQGTKIASDGLKGRVFEVSLADLQNDEVAFRKFKLITEDVQGKNCLTNFHGMDLTRDKMCSMVKKWQTMIEAHVDVKTTDGYLLRLFCVGFTKKRTNQIRKTSYAQHQQVRQIRKKMMEIMTREVQTNDLKEVVNKLIPDSIGKDIEKACQSIYPLHDVFVRKVKMLKKPKFELGKLMELHGEGSSSGKATGDETGAKVERADGYEPPVQESV from the coding sequence ATGTTCAATATAAGAAATATTGGAAAAACATTAGTCACAAGAACTCAAGGAACCAAAATCGCATCTGATGGCCTCAAGGGTCGTGTTTTTGAAGTGAGTCTTGCCGATCTGCAGAATGATGAAGTTGCATTTAGAAAATTCAAGCTAATTACTGAGGATGTTCAGGGCAAAAACTGCCTGACCAATTTCCACGGCATGGATCTTACCCGGGACAAAATGTGCTCCATGGTCAAAAAATGGCAGACCATGATTGAAGCTCATGTTGATGTCAAGACTACCGATGGTTACTTGCTTCGTCTGTTTTGTGTTGGTTTTACTAAAAAACGCACTAATCAGATTCGGAAGACCTCTTACGCTCAGCATCAACAGGTCCGCCAAATTCGGAAAAAAAtgatggagatcatgacccgagaggTTCAGACAAATGACTTGAAAGAAGTGGTCAATAAATTGATTCCAGACAGCATTggaaaagatatagaaaaagctTGTCAGTCTATTTATCCACTCCATGATGTCTTcgttagaaaagtaaaaatgctgaAGAAGCCCAAGTTTGAATTGGGAAAGCTCATGGAGCTTCATGGTGAAGGTAGTAGTTCTGGAAAAGCTACTGGGGATGAGACCGGTGCTAAAGTGGAACGAGCTGATGGATATGAGCCACCAGTCCAAGAATCTGTTTAA
- the CXCR6 gene encoding C-X-C chemokine receptor type 6, giving the protein MEDDYVDHVFFNTSNDSSQGHERFLEFRKFFLPSVYLVVFVCGLLGNSLVLIVYVSYQKLKSLTDVFLMNLPLADLVFVCTLPFWAYASIQEWVFGKVMCKTLLGIYTLNFYTSMLILTCITMDRFVAVVQATKAYNQQARRMAWGKAMCLLIWVISLLVSLPQIIYGNVHDLDKLVCGYHNEEISTVVLAAQMTLGFFLPLLAMMVCYSVIIKTLLHARGFRKHKSLKIIFLVVAVFLLTQTPFNLVKLIHSTSWEYSTMTSFHYAVIITEAVAYLRACLNPVLYAFVGLKFRRNFWKLMRDIGCLPYLGVSGPWKSSEEASKTCSASHNVEATSMFQL; this is encoded by the coding sequence ATGGAGGATGACTACGTTGACCATGTGTTCTTCAACACTTCCAATGACAGCAGCCAGGGGCACGAACGCTTCCTGGAGTTCCGCAAGTTCTTTCTGCCCTCCGTGTACCTGGTGGTGTTCGTCTGCGGCCTGCTGGGGAACTCGCTGGTGCTGATTGTGTACGTCTCCTACCAGAAGCTGAAGAGCCTGACCGACGTGTTCCTGATGAACCTGCCCTTGGCTGACCTGGTGTTCGTCTGCACTCTGCCCTTCTGGGCCTACGCCAGCATCCAAGAGTGGGTCTTCGGCAAAGTCATGTGTAAGACCCTGCTGGGCATCTACACCTTGAACTTCTACACGTCCATGCTCATTCTCACCTGCATCACCATGGACCGCTTCGTTGCGGTGGTTCAGGCCACCAAGGCCTACAACCAGCAGGCCAGGCGGATGGCCTGGGGCAAGGCCATGTGCTTGCTTATCTGGGTGATCTCCCTGCTGGTTTCCCTGCCACAGATCATCTACGGCAACGTCCATGACCTCGACAAGCTTGTCTGTGGCTATCACAATGAAGAGATTTCCACTGTAGTTCTCGCCGCCCAGATGACGCTGGGGTTCTTCTTGCCCCTGCTCGCCATGATGGTGTGCTACTCAGTCATCATCAAGACCCTGCTTCATGCCCGAGGCTTCCGGAAGCACAAATCCCTGAAGATCATCTTCCTGGTGGTGGCTGTGTTCCTACTGACCCAGACGCCCTTCAACCTCGTGAAGCTCATCCATAGCACGAGCTGGGAGTACTCCACCATGACCAGCTTCCACTACGCCGTCATCATCACAGAGGCCGTCGCCTACCTGCGGGCCTGCCTTAACCCCGTGCTCTACGCCTTTGTTGGCCTGAAGTTTCGGAGGAACTTCTGGAAACTCATGAGGGACATTGGCTGTCTCCcttacctgggtgtctcaggtcCATGGAAGTCTTCCGAGGAGGCTTCCAAGACCTGTTCTGCCTCTCACAACGTGGAGGCCACCAGCATGTTCCAGCTGTAG